The following coding sequences are from one Triticum aestivum cultivar Chinese Spring chromosome 5A, IWGSC CS RefSeq v2.1, whole genome shotgun sequence window:
- the LOC123103422 gene encoding protein FLUORESCENT IN BLUE LIGHT, chloroplastic isoform X1 has protein sequence MPLLMRLSPPAAAPSPPYRRSHGGSTTRLYAVLPETSERMFLVARHASSSTDPVRPGSDNFDIANGHGHVLIKSTSDLQKAVSSCFGKALVTSSAVMLVMPPSCLAEECDPGYSLPNMPLLFAIAMVGATVGGLLARQRKGELKKLNDQLRQINASLRRQAKIESYAPALSYAPAASKIPESEVIVDPHKQRLLTYLRTGKNYLRNQAPDKAFSEFKAALDLAQSLGDHVEEKKAARGLGASLQRQGNYKEAIKYHSMVLSISKMTGEDSGVTEAYGAIADCYTEVGELEKAGKFYDEYIARLEND, from the exons ATGCCGCTTCTCATGCGTCTCTCCccaccggcggcggcgccgtcgccgccgtacCGGCGAAGCCACGGAGGTTCTACCACGAGATTATACGCCGTACTCCCCGAGACCTCAG AGCGAATGTTTCTTGTAGCTAGACATGCCTCGTCGTCGACTGATCCGGTGCGTCCTGGGAGCGACAACTTTGATATAGCTAATGGACATGGTCATGTCCTTATCAAGTCTACATCTGATCTTCAG AAAGCTGTATCTTCTTGTTTCGGGAAAGCATTGGTGACCAGCAGTGCTGTCATGCTTGTGATGCCGCCCAGTTGCTTGGCAGAAGAATGCGACCCGGGGTACTCTCTTCCTAACATGCCGCTGTTGTTTGCGATAGCCATGGTCGGTGCTACTGTTGGAG GGCTCCTTGCGAGACAAAGGAAAGGGGAACTTAAAAAGCTTAACGATCAGCTACGACAGATAAATGCTTCACTGAGAAGACAAGCCAAGATAGAATCCTATGCTCCTGCTTTGAGCTATGCACCGGCTGCTAGTAAGATACCAGAATCAGAAGTCATTGTTGATCCTCACAAACAGCGCCTGCTCACATATCTGAGGACTGGGAAGAACTACCTGAGAAACCAAGCTCCAGACAAGGCATTTTCCGAGTTTAAGGCAGCTCTTGATCTTGCACAATCTTTGGGTGATCATGTTGAAGAGAAGAAGGCGGCACGAGGATTAG GAGCATCATTGCAAAGACAAGGAAATTACAAGGAAGCAATAAAGTACCACTCCATGGTTCTCAGCATCTCCAAGATGACTGGAGAGGATTCTGGTGTCACTGAGGCATATGGGGCAATAGCCGATTGCTACACCGAAGTTGGTGAGCTCGAGAAGGCAGGCAAGTTCTACGATGAGTACATTGCAAGATTGGAGAATGACTga
- the LOC123103422 gene encoding protein FLUORESCENT IN BLUE LIGHT, chloroplastic isoform X2, with translation MMKAVSSCFGKALVTSSAVMLVMPPSCLAEECDPGYSLPNMPLLFAIAMVGATVGGLLARQRKGELKKLNDQLRQINASLRRQAKIESYAPALSYAPAASKIPESEVIVDPHKQRLLTYLRTGKNYLRNQAPDKAFSEFKAALDLAQSLGDHVEEKKAARGLGASLQRQGNYKEAIKYHSMVLSISKMTGEDSGVTEAYGAIADCYTEVGELEKAGKFYDEYIARLEND, from the exons ATGATG AAAGCTGTATCTTCTTGTTTCGGGAAAGCATTGGTGACCAGCAGTGCTGTCATGCTTGTGATGCCGCCCAGTTGCTTGGCAGAAGAATGCGACCCGGGGTACTCTCTTCCTAACATGCCGCTGTTGTTTGCGATAGCCATGGTCGGTGCTACTGTTGGAG GGCTCCTTGCGAGACAAAGGAAAGGGGAACTTAAAAAGCTTAACGATCAGCTACGACAGATAAATGCTTCACTGAGAAGACAAGCCAAGATAGAATCCTATGCTCCTGCTTTGAGCTATGCACCGGCTGCTAGTAAGATACCAGAATCAGAAGTCATTGTTGATCCTCACAAACAGCGCCTGCTCACATATCTGAGGACTGGGAAGAACTACCTGAGAAACCAAGCTCCAGACAAGGCATTTTCCGAGTTTAAGGCAGCTCTTGATCTTGCACAATCTTTGGGTGATCATGTTGAAGAGAAGAAGGCGGCACGAGGATTAG GAGCATCATTGCAAAGACAAGGAAATTACAAGGAAGCAATAAAGTACCACTCCATGGTTCTCAGCATCTCCAAGATGACTGGAGAGGATTCTGGTGTCACTGAGGCATATGGGGCAATAGCCGATTGCTACACCGAAGTTGGTGAGCTCGAGAAGGCAGGCAAGTTCTACGATGAGTACATTGCAAGATTGGAGAATGACTga